TGGTATCATAATTAGAGGCTGATTAACAATACTGATATTAGGGTAAATTCTCGGTTAATTGCCTGAGAAAATAGTTGCACAAATACAAAGAATTAATTAACCACAGATGTACACAGATAAACACAGATAAATATCTATAGCGATCCTAAATAAGACGTGAACATTTCTCTTCTTTCTCTTCCTATGTGATCTCTGTGTCTCTGTGGTATGGCTAACGCCACGCTCCGCGAACGTTAAAAAAAATCCCGTTCAAAACTCAAATAGGATTCCTATAATTGATAAAATGAATCAAATTTACCCACAGGAAATTTCGCCAAGTTTATGGGTAGGAATTGGTTGTCAAAAGGGTAGTTCACGGCTATTGATAGCAACGGCAATAGAGAAAGTATTTCAAGAACATCAACTCAATGAAAATGCGATCGCCGGGCTTGCTACTATTGACAATAAAGCTTCGGAAGTTGGTTTAATAGAACTTTGCCGTCTTTGCAGTTTTCCTTTAAAAACCTTCACCGCAGATATTTTGTCCACTGTTTCCGTCCCCAACCCTGCCAAATTCGCTGAAAAAACAGTGGGAACTCCCAGCGTAGCTGAAGCTGCTGCTATTCTCGCAGTCTCCCATATCAGCCCATGTTTAACTAGCAAGCAAGAGTTAGAAATCAAGTTATTAGTTCCTAAACAAATTTTTCGCTTACAGGGTGAACCAGGAGCGGTGACAATAGCTGTGGCCTGTCTTACAAAATTGTTCTCAAAAAATAGCTAATCAAACTAGAAACAATTGTTAACACAATTGAACCCGCTAAAGCAGGCCAGAAACCCTGAATTTCAAAACCATAACCAGGAGTGAGGTTACTTGCTAGCCAAATGGTTAACGCATTAATTACAAATGTAAATAAACCAAAGGTAATTAAAGTAATTGGAAAGGCCAAAATACTTAAAATTGGTCGAATAAACGCATTTACTAAACCAATAATTGCTACAGCCACTAAAGCAGCTACAAAATCCCTGACAAAGAACCCAGGAACAACATTAGCGGTGATGAGCAAAGCCACCGCAGTACCAAGCCAAGTTAGCAAAAAGTGTTTCATCAGTTTTGTCTAGAAATTAGCGCTCTTTTATCAAGGGTAGGTTGAAAAAAAACCCCACCACTATTGAAATCAAACCCTACGGGTGTGGTGGTGAGAGTGTCAACGTCGCGATAGTGCTTCCCATGTAGCACCACCAACTACACCGTCAGCCTCCAAACCATAGCGCTGTTGTGCAGCTTTTACTGCTGCTTCAGTGTTCATCCCAAAATCTCCATCCACATCACCAGCCAGAAAACCAAGCTGTTTTAGTCGTGCTTGCAGCTTCCGCACTTCCGAATTCCGCATTCCTAAACGTAAAATTGGCAATCCTTGGGCGGTATATTGAACACCAGGGATTTGTCCAGGAGGCGTTGTAGCTGGTCTTGGCTGAGGTTGAGGACTCGTTGAATTACGTCTGGGAGGACTAGGATTTGTCACCCTTGTAGTAGGTCTGGTTTGGGTGGGAACAGGAAAATTTGAGTTAGAGGGTCGGTTAGGTGAAGATATCCTGGACGTAACTATTGGCTCTTTCGGGAATAGTCGTTCCCAAGTCATAGCATCAACAATACCATCTGGATTCAAAGCAACTGCTCGCTTGAACAGAGAAACAGCGCTGGCTGTTTCCTCTCTATAGACACCATCCACTGCACCTGAGTAAAAGCCCAAAAGTTTTAAAGCCGCCTGAAGTTCTAATACCCGTTCTCCTTGAGAGCCAAATCTGAGGGTAGGACGGCTAATACTAGCTGTAGGAGTTGCTTGGGCAATTCGTTGGGGCGCTACAATTGCGACTCCTGCATCCGAGGTAATAAGTAAGAACGTAGATGAAAACACAAGTAACCAATAAAACTTACCTGTCTTCAAGCCAAGAAATGCTTTTAGTGACTCAAAGTAGTTCACGATACTTGTTTTCAGGCTAACTTGCATGGGCTTTACTCTCAGAACCTTATGATGCTAATATTACACCCGCTTGAGTCGAGAAAACAGCTAATGCGATCGCTAAACTCACCCAAGCAAGATATCGCAATTTTACCCCAAAGCCGTATTAATTGCTGTTTCTTGACCAACCAAAGATATATAAGGTGACTGTAAATACTTACAGGCGGCGGTTATGGCATCTTTGACACTTACAGATGCAATCAGTTCTTGAAACTCCTGGTCAAAACCAAGTCCTAAACCCAAAGTTTCATACCAGCCGTATATTTGAGCAATTTGTCCGTTAGTTTGTTTACCCAAAGCATACTGCCCCAGGATTTTATTTTTAGCTGCTTCTAGGGCGGTTTCTGATACTTCTGTAGTACAGAGTAAATCCACTTCTTTACGTAGCCCTTGTAGAGCGATGCTGGTATTGTCTGGTGCTGTCCCCATATACACCACAAATGACCCCGGATACAGCCTTGTGGGATAAAATGCCGATACTTCGTAAGCTAAACCCCGTTTTTCCCGTAATTCCACAAACAAGCGGCTAGAAAGCCCATTACCCAAGTAAGTAGACAGCAATTTTAAGGGGGCGTAGTCTGGACAACTCACCGGTGATCCCAAATAACCCAACATCACAATTGATTGCTGTGTTTGTACAGGTTGTAGTCGATGCTGCGGTTCTGCTTGAAGTTCTGGTAAATTAACTAATGGCAAGGGTTGGGATGGAATTTGCCAATCGCCAAATACTTGTTCGACTAGTGCTACAGCATCTTCTAAGGTGACTCGCCCGGCGATACTAATTACCAGATTATCGGGACGAAAATAAGTTTGATGATACTGCACTAAATCAGCACGCGATAAGCCGCTCATTGTAGTTTCATCTCCTAGTATTGACATAGCATAGGGATGATTTTGATAGATTACCTGCCGCATTTGGCTAAAGGCAAGGGTAAACGGCTGTTCTTTTTGAGAGCGAATACTTTGTAGTGCTAAACGCTTTTCTAGTTCCACTTGGGCTTCGGGAAATGTAGGCGATCGCAATATTCGCCCAGCCAATGTTAAAATCTCCGAGAAGTCAGATGTTACCGTCTTTAAAGACAACAAAAAATAATCAGTAGCAGCATCAGCACTTAAACTCGCGCCCACAGACTCTACTTGTTCAGCCAATTCCCAGCTAGAAAGTCCGTCGCATCCTTTCGTCATCACTGCTGACAGCAAATGGGCTAACCCCGCTTTTTCCCGCGTTTCGTAACAACTACCAGCCCGGACAAACATCCGCGCCGCCACAATATCCGCCACCGGATTTTCAGCCACCAGCACTACAATGCCATTATTCAATACAATGCGATGAATAGGAGAAGAAGATAGAGAAGGTTTCACAGTTATTAGTAATCTATTATTAGTTATTCTTGATGGTTACAGCACTTTTCAAGTAAATGAAGTACACATTTTAATATTATAAATCTTGTGGGGTGGGCATCCTGCCCGCCCTTATCTACCTCAATCAAATCAAATGTCCTGTAGTTGTTTACATTAAACAACCAACCACTGAATTAACAGGATTTAAGTATAGTAACCGCATAATTTAGAGGTGAAAGAAACTGTTGAGCTAATTGTTGCAATTCTTGGGTAGTAAACGATTGAATCTGTTGAGGATATGCTACTGCTAATTCAGCTTGGGCAATAGTGTTGTAATATCCATAAAGCCCCGTTAACTGATTTGGTGTTTCCGTAGAAAAAGCAAACTCATTACAAACCAGTCTACGTGTCCGGGCGAGTTCCTGCTCAGTAATTCCTGTGGTTTGCAAATCATTTAAATGACTGAGAATCAAATTTTCGACTTGATCTACATTTTCTGGCTCCAACCAAGCAGTAATTGTAAATAAACTCGATTCTCGTTGTAGAGAAAAATTACTATAAATTCCCTGTACTAATTGTAATTCTTCCCGCAAATCACGCACCAGTCGGGAAGTTCGCCCTTCTGACAATAACACCGCCAACAAATCTAAACCATAGGCAGTGTGTAATTGCTCTACCCCTGGTACAACCCACGCCATCATTAAACGTGCTTGTTCTAGACGTGGTAAACAAATTTCTTGGCGGTGAATTCCCGTGATAACTGGCTCTATTATTTTTTCGGCCTGCGGAAAGTCTAAAGGTGCTGCAAAATCAGCGAATGAATTATTGACAAGTTCCCAGGCTGACTCTTGAGCAATTCCCCCCACAACAACTACAGTCATATTTTGCGGTTGGTAGTGGGCGCGATGAAAACAACGCATAGCGGCTGGTGACTGTTGCATTAATTCTCGCTCAGTACCTAACACTGAACGCCCATAAGGATGGTTTTGGTAGATGCTTTGATTAAGGGCTTGAAATCCTATCCAATCGGGATCATCATTGCAGGAGCGAATTTCTTCTAGCACCACATCCCGTTCGCGGATAAATTCATCGTCTGGAATAGCTGCGTTAATCAGCAGTTCTCCCAAATGAGGCAGAGTATCTGCTAGGTAAGAAGCTGCTGTAGTCAGGGTATAATGAGCATAATCATAACTCGTAGCTGCATTACTCACACCGCCCCTGGTTTCAATGTTGTGATCAAACATTCCAGGGGCTAGCGTCGCCGTTCCTTTAAAAATCATGTGTTCTAAAAAATGAGCCATACCGAACCACGGTTTTGGCTCAAGGGTTGCTCCGGCGCGCACCCAAACATCAGCCACAACTACAGGGGTAGTGGCAATTTCTTGATGGACAAGTGTTAAACCATTATCTAGTCGGAGAACCGAAGCTGGAAACACAGTATGCTGTAGTTGTTGTTGTGACAAGTTTTTGTAGCTTTAACCACAATTTAAGACAATTTTTGTTATTCTAACTCTCAACGATCGCTAAATTAGAATCAACGGATACAAATTTTCTCTTCCTCAGTCATCAAATTGATATTTGCCATTCACATACAGCACTTTTCATCAAGATGAAATCTGAATTTATCTGTGTAGCCTACGGCAAGCCGCTAACGCGTCTACACCTGTGTTCATCTGTGGTCGATTATCTTTATATTTTCTACACTCAATTGCAAACAGCCAGATATAATTAAAGCCCCCAAGTTTTTGCTAACTTTGGGAGCTAATAATTTTTAAGTTCACCGCAACGCCGTTTTACCTAAGTTTATGACCTGGTTAAACCAGGTGGGTGCCGACTTTCTTCGTTTTAAGTTTCCGGGTACACGCCCGGTTTACTGCCACGAGACTTGTTAGCTTCCCTTTTCTTTAAAGACATAGATCAAAAAACTTGATGGCAGTCACCAACGTCGTAGTGCAACTAAAACCTATTATAGCCTTCCCAAACCAGTTGTGTGTTCAGTATGGAAATTTTCTCGTACATTTAACAAAGGATACCAGATAGATTCTATAGTTTGGGCTATGGTCATGATGGCATCTCGGTTTTGATGATCTACTAACACGGTGACGTGTCCCAGTTTGCGCCCAGGACGTGATTCGGTTTTCCCGTACCAGTGAACGAAAGCCTGGGGAATTTCGGCTAATTTTTGGCGCTGGCTTTGGTAGTCGCTTTGTGAAATTTCATACCCTAGAAGGTTAACCATGACAGCACTAGCACAATGTAAAGCCGGATTTCCCAAAGGTAAGCCACAAACGGCTCGCAAGTGCTGTTCAAACTGAGATGTTTCACAAGCGTCTAAGGAGAAATGCCCAGAATTATGGGTACGAGGGGCAATTTCATTGACCAAAACTTTCCCGTCGGGGGTGAGAAATAGTTCTATACCAAAAACGCCCACGACTTGCAGGTTATTTAAGAGAGTATGAGCGATCGCCTCAATTTCTGCGGCTTGATTCGGTGTAATATCAGCAGGTGCAATCACTCGCCGACATACCTGTTCTTCTTGTTGAGTTTCTACCACTGGGTAAGTCACAACCTCACCCTCTACAGAACGAACCGCAATTATTGCTAATTCTCGTTCAAAGGTGACAAATTCTTCAATTAAAAAAAATCCTTGACTAAAAGCTTTATTTGTGTTAGGTAAATTTAGCTTTTGCTGCAAATCGGCTAAATCTTTAATAATGAAAGTCCCTTGACCATCGTAACCGTGCCGACGGGATTTTAAAACCACCGGAAAACCCAAGTCTTCTATTTGAGACGCGAGATTTTCGGGTTCTTCCACCGCGAAAAATCTGGGAACAGGTAAACCCAAGTCTTTTAAATAGCAGCGCTGCTCATATTTATCTAAAAGCGGAGTTAAAGCTTCTAACCTGGGTCGAAAGCAAACACCTTGATTTTCTATAACAGATAAAGACTCTAAATCAACAAATTCATTTTCAAAGGTAATGACATCAGTTTTCTGTGCTATAATCTCTGTGGAGCTAGCATCATCAACTTTAGCCAAAACAGTATCCTGGGCGATCGCTACAGCAGGATCATCCAAACTAGGAGTTTGCACCACTAATTCAACGCCTAACTTTTTAGCTGCGCCTCCCATCATCCAGGCTAGTTGCCCACCACCAATTATACCAACACGCTTCATCGACATCCTAGAGAATAACGAGTTTCTACACCAGTTTTAGAGTTTACACCACTGGCTTTGCTGCAAAGTTCTTTAATTTGCACGCCATCCAAAATTGCATCTGTGAAATCCGCACTGTCTATATTCACATCCGTAAAGGTGGAGCGTAGCAAAAGAGCTTCTTTGAAAACCGCATCGCTCAAATCAGCCCCGGCGAACTTTACCTGATCCACCATAGCATTAGTTAAATCCGCCCCGTGCAGATTCGCCTGAGTCATTACCGAAGCACTCATGACGGCTCCCCGTAAATCAGCATCTGCAAAATTAGCTAATTCCATATTGGCGTTAGAGAACTCAGCCGCTTGTAAACTTTGTCCAGAAAAATCTCGTCTTTGCATTTAATCTCATAAAATTGTAGTTGTCCGTAGTCAAACGTAGCTATACCCGTCACTACAATGAACCTTAGTAATATCTTTCATTGTTGAAAATTCAACTCTAAAACCATTGATAACAATCTCACATCCGTTTTTTGTGGGAGTTTTAACACGACTTACATACTTTCCAGAAGTTATGTTTTTACGATCTTTGTGCAAAGTAGCCTTAACAAAATCTCCTGTAGAAACATGAGTGAATATTTTTTTAGGCTCAGTGCAAGGAAAACCAAATTTATTGATCCTACAGAATCTTCTGCAACTATGCCCCGTGCTTTTTACTGTTAAAATTTTTGTTGTCAGTATTTTGAGAGTTTCAACTTTTCCTACACAAGCAGCATCAATCCAATGAGTTTTAGGCAATCCTAAACGAGTTCTATTAAACTTAGTTAAACCTCCTGAACCTGTTGTTATAGGTAATCCAGTTTCTTTTAACTTATTAAATAAAGCCCATCTCGTTGAATTTACAGCAGACGCATCTTTTAGTGGACGCTTGGCTTGGGATAAAATTTGCTTCAACAACTCAGGCTTTTTTGCTAAAAACTTCTCAATATCTTGAGTACCTTTTTTGATATTGCATTTCTCACAAGCTAGACACAAATTAGAAATTCTATTAGTTCCTCCTTTGGCTTTTGGTTTAATATGCTCAACTTGTAAAGGGACATTTTCCGCAGTACAGTATGCACATTTTCTATTCCATTTATTCAAAAGATATTCACGGACTTCATACCCTTG
The window above is part of the Nodularia spumigena CCY9414 genome. Proteins encoded here:
- a CDS encoding M16 family metallopeptidase, which codes for MKPSLSSSPIHRIVLNNGIVVLVAENPVADIVAARMFVRAGSCYETREKAGLAHLLSAVMTKGCDGLSSWELAEQVESVGASLSADAATDYFLLSLKTVTSDFSEILTLAGRILRSPTFPEAQVELEKRLALQSIRSQKEQPFTLAFSQMRQVIYQNHPYAMSILGDETTMSGLSRADLVQYHQTYFRPDNLVISIAGRVTLEDAVALVEQVFGDWQIPSQPLPLVNLPELQAEPQHRLQPVQTQQSIVMLGYLGSPVSCPDYAPLKLLSTYLGNGLSSRLFVELREKRGLAYEVSAFYPTRLYPGSFVVYMGTAPDNTSIALQGLRKEVDLLCTTEVSETALEAAKNKILGQYALGKQTNGQIAQIYGWYETLGLGLGFDQEFQELIASVSVKDAITAACKYLQSPYISLVGQETAINTALG
- a CDS encoding pentapeptide repeat-containing protein, whose amino-acid sequence is MQRRDFSGQSLQAAEFSNANMELANFADADLRGAVMSASVMTQANLHGADLTNAMVDQVKFAGADLSDAVFKEALLLRSTFTDVNIDSADFTDAILDGVQIKELCSKASGVNSKTGVETRYSLGCR
- a CDS encoding 5-(carboxyamino)imidazole ribonucleotide synthase, whose translation is MKRVGIIGGGQLAWMMGGAAKKLGVELVVQTPSLDDPAVAIAQDTVLAKVDDASSTEIIAQKTDVITFENEFVDLESLSVIENQGVCFRPRLEALTPLLDKYEQRCYLKDLGLPVPRFFAVEEPENLASQIEDLGFPVVLKSRRHGYDGQGTFIIKDLADLQQKLNLPNTNKAFSQGFFLIEEFVTFERELAIIAVRSVEGEVVTYPVVETQQEEQVCRRVIAPADITPNQAAEIEAIAHTLLNNLQVVGVFGIELFLTPDGKVLVNEIAPRTHNSGHFSLDACETSQFEQHLRAVCGLPLGNPALHCASAVMVNLLGYEISQSDYQSQRQKLAEIPQAFVHWYGKTESRPGRKLGHVTVLVDHQNRDAIMTIAQTIESIWYPLLNVRENFHTEHTTGLGRL
- a CDS encoding cobalamin biosynthesis protein; this encodes MNQIYPQEISPSLWVGIGCQKGSSRLLIATAIEKVFQEHQLNENAIAGLATIDNKASEVGLIELCRLCSFPLKTFTADILSTVSVPNPAKFAEKTVGTPSVAEAAAILAVSHISPCLTSKQELEIKLLVPKQIFRLQGEPGAVTIAVACLTKLFSKNS
- a CDS encoding M16 family metallopeptidase, yielding MFPASVLRLDNGLTLVHQEIATTPVVVADVWVRAGATLEPKPWFGMAHFLEHMIFKGTATLAPGMFDHNIETRGGVSNAATSYDYAHYTLTTAASYLADTLPHLGELLINAAIPDDEFIRERDVVLEEIRSCNDDPDWIGFQALNQSIYQNHPYGRSVLGTERELMQQSPAAMRCFHRAHYQPQNMTVVVVGGIAQESAWELVNNSFADFAAPLDFPQAEKIIEPVITGIHRQEICLPRLEQARLMMAWVVPGVEQLHTAYGLDLLAVLLSEGRTSRLVRDLREELQLVQGIYSNFSLQRESSLFTITAWLEPENVDQVENLILSHLNDLQTTGITEQELARTRRLVCNEFAFSTETPNQLTGLYGYYNTIAQAELAVAYPQQIQSFTTQELQQLAQQFLSPLNYAVTILKSC
- a CDS encoding peptidoglycan-binding domain-containing protein codes for the protein MQVSLKTSIVNYFESLKAFLGLKTGKFYWLLVFSSTFLLITSDAGVAIVAPQRIAQATPTASISRPTLRFGSQGERVLELQAALKLLGFYSGAVDGVYREETASAVSLFKRAVALNPDGIVDAMTWERLFPKEPIVTSRISSPNRPSNSNFPVPTQTRPTTRVTNPSPPRRNSTSPQPQPRPATTPPGQIPGVQYTAQGLPILRLGMRNSEVRKLQARLKQLGFLAGDVDGDFGMNTEAAVKAAQQRYGLEADGVVGGATWEALSRR
- the iscB gene encoding RNA-guided endonuclease IscB, which produces MSNFVLVLDTNKKPLTPIHPGDARFLLNQQKAAVFRRFPFTIILKEPKSEVPTQPIELKIDPGSKTTGFALVQNNKVIWGMELQHRGLAIKESLETRKGVRRGRRSRHTRYRQARFLNRTKPQGWLAPSLSHRVLTINTWVKRLCNFAPITDIVEELARFDLQQLENPEISGFEYQQGELQGYEVREYLLNKWNRKCAYCTAENVPLQVEHIKPKAKGGTNRISNLCLACEKCNIKKGTQDIEKFLAKKPELLKQILSQAKRPLKDASAVNSTRWALFNKLKETGLPITTGSGGLTKFNRTRLGLPKTHWIDAACVGKVETLKILTTKILTVKSTGHSCRRFCRINKFGFPCTEPKKIFTHVSTGDFVKATLHKDRKNITSGKYVSRVKTPTKNGCEIVINGFRVEFSTMKDITKVHCSDGYSYV
- a CDS encoding phage holin family protein; its protein translation is MKHFLLTWLGTAVALLITANVVPGFFVRDFVAALVAVAIIGLVNAFIRPILSILAFPITLITFGLFTFVINALTIWLASNLTPGYGFEIQGFWPALAGSIVLTIVSSLISYFLRTIL